The DNA region aCTAGCTTCCTCCTTCCCTGGCCCAAAATAACCTCAATGTGTCAACTGAGATAGCATAAGACTTACCCCTTAATGCTTAcatttaatttaaactttttagCACAACATTGGAGATTGACTCTAAATcagcaacaaaaaaatatatatttacaatatttctccgaaaaacaaaaaacacaaccaaACCCTTTAAACATAAGTGACTTTAGGAGTTTTATTTATGGAgcagttatttttttaatcaccaagtgattttatattatatatatataaattttcttcctttcctttgtgGTTTTTCGCCCCGGTGCTTGGAAAGATGGAGGCAGGGGTTCTGGTCCTGCAGTCTGAGGGCAGGCTCTCCTGGCAAGGCCGTGTCTAAGAGCAGATTGTAGGACATGCGATGGACTCCCCAGGTTCCTCTGTTCCCCAACAGAGACACTTCTTTCCTCCACATGGACCAACCCTCACCTCTAAAAACCATTTCCCCTCAgtcccaaagaaaaggaaaacccagCAAGGGCATGATCCATCTGCTGCCTCTTCTGGGCTCCCTTTTCTGCTGACCAATTTACGTGCACGGTAAAAATGCATGTTTTTccaaaccccaaaaaacaaacataaaaaccaaaacccaaaagaAACCATTGGCTTGGAAATTTCTGTGGATGAAATGTCCCAAAGTCAGAGGCACTCTCCCGGCACAATCCCTGCTCTGAAGGGGTCTCTCCACCTCCCCttttataaaaagacaaattaaaacaaagtaatCTTTTCAGTATTTTCCACAGGAGCAACCAAAGAAAAAGGCAGGAAGCTTCCAATTATAGGTCATTAACAATAATAAGGTTTTTGCTCAATACCCAGGGTTCTTTACAGAGAAGTTCCCCTAACTGAGGCACTCTGGAATAAGTCACTGGCATTTCCTCAAAGTTTCAACCCCAGATTACTGGGGCCTGGAGACCAATGGAAATGGGCAGAGGGTCATGGGAGCAGACTGCTGTTTGTAAGGTGCAGCCAAaagattcagcagattggaagaaacagacaaaatgcCACCCCCTACCAGGACCCAGTTTCTTCTAAGACGGCCAGTTAATGCCAGGGTCAAAACTGGGCTAGGTGGCAAAGAGGGGACCCCTCTGCCTCTATTGCTTTGGAAGTGGCAAGGGTGCAGTTGGCGTCTCTCTTCTGGGTGGCTCACACTTCAGACCCCTGGTGCCTGGGCTCCATTCCCTACCTCTGTAGGGCTTCAGGAGGAGGAAAGCCTGAGACTGGGCTACAGGAAGAGGGACAGAAAGGGACCGGGTTGGAGGACCAGAAGGTGGGGCGGTGGGGGGAAGAAGAGGTTGTGCTATCAGTATCCTTACAGAGGGGGAGCAGAGTGCAAATTTGCATCAGTCATTTATAAGCTCTTGCCATAGGCTGCTGCTACTGAGCATCTCCTCACACACTTAAAAATATTGACCCAAAAGAAATTccgacctttctttcttttttttttttaaagtgcaaaaAGCTCTCTGCTGCCCTAGAGAGAGGATCTTTGGACAGGCCGTTCAATGCAAAGTAAAAGGGGGCAGCTGATGGGGCTCGACAAAGGGCGGTGGAGCGGGAGACACCatgctcccctcccttcctccctccacatACACGCGCGGAATACACTCagccacacacacagaggcacatgcACACCCCCTTCCATGGCTGCAGGCAGAGGGCAGGTGACTGGCTTCTAAGCAGGACCCCCGGCTGCCCTGAAAGATCAATGAGCCACTGGGGCTAGACACAGGCCTAGACTCAGGGGTCTCTGCTAAACCAGAGGCCTGGAGGAGCCTGGCTGGGAGGCAGGTTGGGGCTTGGCCCAGTCCTCTGCCGCCTCCAGCTTGGGGGAGATAGGCTGCTCCCTCTGAGGACGTGCATCCTGGGAAAGCCTTCTTCAGGCAGAATGAAGACACATGGAAAAGGGCAGTCAGTGGGAGGCAAAAGAGAGAGGGGGAACAAGAGATGGTGCCTGTCTCAGAATCCACTTGGGTAGCAACGAAATGGGTGTGTCCCTGGGGTAGACAGTTCCAGCTCCTCTGAAGAGCTTCAACCCCAATAAGTGCAATAAGGACCTCATAGAGACTAGCAAGGAAGTCGGGTAGGCTGGGGTGGGAAACCTAATTACGTGAACGAGCACGAGTGCTGGGCAGAAAGAAGCtcaagggagaggaaaggagggagagcaCAGTTAAGGACGTGAGGTTTAGGACATCTCAACAGCACCAGTGTGATCGGCacgggtctggaactcctggggcTGCTGGCCCCTCCTGCGTAAGCCGGGAGAGTGTGATGGAGGAGAGACGCGCACTGGACACCACAAGGAGAACCTGGCCGTGGAGACAGGGCCGCTTTCTTCCCTGGGAGTTTGCTCAGAACCAGGCACTGCTGGGGACcatgggtggggaggaggggcacAGGGCCCAGTGCAGATGAAGGTTGCACAAACACCCCAAACTGAGAGCCCGGTCTCCTGGCAGGCGAGTAAGCGAGCAGGCACCTCGACAGCACAGCCTGTGCTTTCCCCTCAGATCAATCTGCTACTCCCTTTTCCttaggagggagaggagcaggcaGGTAAGCCTGGTGTCCACCACCCTCTCTGCCCCGCCTGTAGAGGAAGGGCTCAGGGGACAGGAGAGCAGAGAGGGAGTGTGACGCTGGCCTCAGAGCCCGTGCAGGGTCGAGGAGAGGTTCTCCTCAGTGGGGAGTCAGGGGAAGATCGGTTTCCTGTTGAGTCTGGGCTGGGTGTGTCTTAGCTGATCTTCTGTATCAGCTTCTCGTCAGACAGGCAGTAGAGGCTGTTGATGGACAAGTCTGAGATGAAGTGCTCGCAGGCTTTTCGAGTGATCTGCTTGCATCCTCGAAGGTCGATCAAGGTGACATTGGCAATGCGCCGTAGGTAGATCAGGGTCTGGTCTGTCAATTTATTGCAACCTGTCGGGAAAGTAGACATGACAATGCTCACATACACACAACCTTCCTCTGCCATTCAATTCCCGTAGCCGTCTTTCCTTCAAAATGCTAAACAAAAGCCCTCTTTGTCCCAGAACTCCCTGGCTCAGAGACCAGAAGTGCCATCAGCACCTCTAAAGGGACCCTGCTGCCTCACTCCCATCACCATCTGACAACAAGCACAAGGGCTGCAAGGTTGACCAAACTCCAGCTGGATGTTGGCTGCGTACACAGGCAACTGACTTAACTACTCAAGGTCTCAGTCCCCCATCAAGTTAAAAAAGGGATAGAAATCCATGTCCTGGTCCAGATGTGAAGAAATGAGCTAATGGAGCTAATGTGAGTCAATGAACAGGCCCAAGGTCATTCTGGTTTACTGATCAACTTCCAGGGAGAGCTGGAGGCAGGGGGCACCGGTGATTATGAACAACAGTAGTGGCATACCTGCCATATTGAGCTCTGTGAGAGAGTAGCGAGTGGAAGACCCAACAGCGGTGAGTAGATTGGAGGACTGATCTGTAAGGTGGCTGCAGTGACTGAGGTCGAGTCGAGACAGGAGGGGCATGTGGCGAATGATGAGGCGAAGCGTGGCATCTGTGATGTCAAGGCCTGCCAGCCGGAAGTCAGTCATGTTCCGGAGCTTGCTGCGATTGTCCTGACCTGCACAGGCAAGAGAAGAGTCTAGATCAAAACTCTCAATTCTCTAATCCAGCTTCAAGGCTCCAGGCAGCAACAGCTACTTGCTGGCCAGGGCCCCTGGAAGGGGTTAAGTAGAACTGcccacacccagccctgccttCAGGGTGTGAGCACTATGTGGGCAGTTTCTAGGAAACCAgacaagttttctttcttctcaagcTGCTAGATTATGCCTCATGCACACAGCAAAAGGCTATGTGCAGAATGCTCCTCCCCTTCCAATACCACCACACTTTTCTAGACCATAATGCAAATAGCTTTTGACTCCACCTCAACCATAAAGCCTTCTCAGACTTTTTCAGGCTTACACTCTCTGGGCCCCAAACTCCACCGACTCACAAAATGGACTTACTCCATTGTTTGTAGTTATCTGCTTATAGTTACCCTATTCTTATACATAGTCCatcattctgttttcattttgtgcTCTTCTATTTTTCCACAGCATCATTTCTGAGACTACCTTAGCTTCTGAGGACGAGGTCTGTTTGGAAGACAAAGCTACCCCAAGACAAGCACCAAGGAGTCAGGCCCACAGCATACCTGGTTTATCAGCCGGTGGAGTAAGCAAGTCCCGAATTTGAGGGTCCTTGATTCCTACTGCCCACCGAAGATCAAGGGTCCTGAGAAGGGGGCAGCTGGAGGTGCTGAGGGCAGAGACTGCAGACCAGGAGCAGCCTGCTAGCAGGAGGTCTTTCAGTCCTGCAATGGATGGAATGAGACACGTAATAATACACTGTTTCCCAGCATACTCAGAGCTGTAACGATCTGAGCAAAGCGAACAGACTTCCAGTCTAATAGGAGAGAAGGACTATGTCTAATCTTTTAGTCATCCAGCTCAAAGATTTCCACGGTATCCTATACTACATCTTCTAGCTTTAGTGGTAAATTGATTGCTTAGTTCCCACCAGAGCAATACAAGAAGGAGTGACTTCCTGTCTTTCCAAGAGCTCAAAATGCTGAAGAGAACAAGGGCTTATAAGGAGCTGACCAAAGTAACATCTGACTCAAATTTCTTCTTTAGTGGTTATGCTGAGGAGAAATGCAGGGCTGGCAGCAACACTGATTCCATTCTCTTTGCTGTCCACTGCAGTGATTGGCCTGTCAGCCCAGAGTGCTGCCTTGGAGACTGGCACTTAAGATGGCCCTGGGTAAATCTCTTGCTAAGCAACAATGGCATGGGACTGCTGCCCTACACTGCCCTCAAGTGATGCTAAGAAGCACAGCCAATAATGCAACTTTTCTTGCCTGCTGCTTCTGGGCCCCTGGAAAGACAGTGGCAGCTGGTCACTTACCTGGCAGCCTATTGACAAGCCATGTCAGTTGCTTTTTAGAGATGTTGGTCCAACTGAGGTCAAGGCTGACTGGCTGCCTCTTGATGATGCCACTGAGGGCCTGGGGCACAATGGCCTTACACCTACTCAAGTCAATTTTTGTCCAAAGTCTCTTGTCGCAGCACCTGTGACAGAAGGGAAGAGAACTTGCCTTCATTAACTTGATATACCATCAGTGGAGCTCCCATCACAGGCTGCTGATGGCTTCTGGGTAAAGCAGAGCACCTGAGGCTCATTCTCCCTGCATTCCTCTACAAGTGTACAGGGATCACACCTTACAATTTTTTGCCTCAGAGAATAAGCAAAAAAATTGCCTTGGGCTCTACAACAACTAGATGCTTTGCAAACCTATATGTTGATAGTATATAACTTGACCACTTCACCCTGATTTATTCTGGAGTGTTTGAGAACGTAACAGTTGTTAGGGACACACAGCAAGCAACAGTCTATAATCACTTTATCTGCATTAAAATGGCATGGTTCTTGCTGAAGTGTATATAAGGGAGCCTCTTAAAGTTTCTAGACTTCTTACTGTCTAAAGTTAAGAAGGCTGCTCCATTCTCTCCCTTGTCAGTCACTCGCAGCTGCCTGAAATGCAGGGTGCTACTCAGCACATCCACAATTCACCATGCCTTCAGCCCATTACTGTATCAGGTCGAAAGAGGCTCTTTATCAGGCTTACGGAGTCCTCTCCCACCCTCAAGTTCTGCCTCGGTGCTatcctgacattttcttttcttttacttttttttttttttttttgaggcggagtctcgctctgtcgcccaggctggagtgcagtggcgcgatctgggctcactgcaagctccgcctcccagggttcacggcattctcctgcctcagcctcctgagtagctgggactacaggcgcccgccaccacgcccggctaatttttttgtatttttagtagagacggggtttcaccatggtcttgatctcctgaccttgtgatccgcccgcctcggcctcccaaagtgctgggattacaggtgtgagccaccgcgccggccttaTCCTGACATTTTCTAGCCAGTCCAGACCAGAAGTGAAAGGGACAGGCTTGGCTTTCCACTGCAGTCTACAAATCTACAGGCCACAAACCACAACATGCTGgcttccatttaatattttatagccCCTGCCCCCCAGCCTGGTTGGCAGGGGAAGAGAGACAGCACATAATGGGAATCTGATGTGCCTTGCCCTGAAAACCAAGAGGTAGAGTCAAGCAGTCCTACTAGTCCTATACAGAGAAATATTAAGGAGAATTTAGATACACTATGCATTAATTCAGATTTGGGAAATAAGCTCATGTCTGCAAAGAATAGGGTCTATTTAAAGACTGAAAAAATTTTACCAGTGGCACATGAAGCTTCTATGGCAGAAGTAAGCTGCTGACAATACAGTAGATTTTGCTGCTCTAAACTCGAGCATGCATCAGAGTCCCCTGGAGGAGGGCTTGTTAAAGCAGACTGCTGGGCCCACCCAAGAGGTTCTGATGTAAGAGGCCTATGAGGGCCCTGACAGTTGACATTTCTAAAAAGCTCCTGAGTGAACGACACTGGTCAGGACACCACACTACTGTAATGGGATGTGTGTGGCCCAGATGAAAAGGGTATCTCCTATAGTAAATATATACCAGAAGCTTAAGGAAAACCAACAATGCCCAATAGGAAGCTCCTTGTTCATCATCACTAGGAATTTTTCCCCCAAGTGTCTGTCCAACTTAAGAAGAAACGGTAGCTCTCATTAAGGAAGCTTCAAAACTGGACTCTGCTTGCTGGAAAAGGGAATTCTGATCCAGGTTTGGAAGGATGAGCactaaaactgaagaaaaatataagcaCCTTCAAATTCATCTTGAAAAGCATGCCCACTTCTCTCACTGAATGGGAAGGTAATTGAGTCAGGGGCTTAAGTGAGGTCATCTGTGTTATCAGCACCAGAAGAATGAACAGAACATCACAGGCTCTCAACCAACACGTGATGAGTTCAGCTGACTTGAGGAGGAAATTTTCAGCCCACAAGTCTCTGAAGTTTTAGCACAGACTACAAATCTATTCCCCAAATCAGTCTCCCTCCCCATAACAAAGAGAGATGGGAAAGTATAGAGCAGGGCCAGGAGGCAAATGGTTAAAGTTCCCTAATGACATCTGTGGGCACAACTGGCCCACATCTTTAAACAGGACCCGAAGTTTAGGAAAAAGGGTCAATTCATTCCTCATAGGATCCCACAGGCTTTCAGATGCTAAGGTGCATGCTGTTCTCATATGGAAAACCTGCCACCTACTCCCATACCCCTAATTCCTGACCCCTTGAATCCCTGCTCACCATTTATACCACGTCTTGCACACTCGCATACATTCACAAAGTTCTCTGCGGCTGAGGTAGCGGAAGACAGACATCCAGACCTCCCGCTGCATCCAGCTTTCGTCTCCATCCTGAGCCCAACTGCCCCGGCCATTCAGCCTGGCTGCACCCCCCTCCTCTGCACtgtcatcttcctcctcctcctcctcctcttcctcctcctctccccccagcccctcctcatcCCCACGCTGGGGGGTTCGGGCTGGGCAGTGCTGCACTAGCACACGGGGGGAATGGCGAAGGTTGGCAGAGGAGGCCGTGATGGCCTGCAGCTTGGGCACAATGGATGTCCCGTGGAGCTCTTTGGTGGGCCTCTGTAGCGTGACAGTGAGGTACGATCCCCGGATCTTGGCTTTCTCAACTTCAGACAGCTCCTTTTTGCCGCTGGGATTGTTCTCCTTTTCCCGTACCATGGTGCGCTCTGTGGCCTGCAGCCGCAGCAACTGCCGCCGTTTGAAGCGCTCATCGCGGCTGGCACTGTGGTGGTCGCTGGGGCCAGCCCCAGGGGATGACCGAGTCACCATACCCCGGGGGGAAACCGGGTCATGGATGAGCTGCAGCATGGAAGTGGGTGAATGAGGCGGGGGCGTGAGAGGCTCATCGCAGCTCCGCAGGGGCCGCAGGACTTTGGCTTGCACGGCTTCTTCGTCACTCTCTTCCATTTTCCGCTTCTGCAAAACAGGCCCAGAAAAGCAACTCAgtgcttccttcttccctctgaaCAGACAGGGTGGACCTCCCTTGCTCTCAGGGGACCAGAGAGAAGAAAGGTCACTGTTGGAGAGGAGGTCATTCCCTCAgagttggcccaggctggtctccaactcctaggctcaagtgatccgcctgccttggcctcccaaagtgctggaattataggtgtgagccactgcacttggcctgacCATTTTTAATTGTGTCTCTGACTTACCTCTTTCACCCAAGAGACGTTCTGTTTCATGGTGGAAAAAGCCCACATATACCATTTGAACTAAGATCCTGAGTCTGACAGCGGTAAACACCATTGGCTTCTAGCTCCACCAGAGTCTAAGTTCGACTCCACCAGGCTGCATCTTCCACTCCATCCCCCACGTGAATAATAAAGCAGAGAACAAGAACCTCTGTGAGAAACTGGGTTGCTATAGGGAGATTCACTCAGGATTATGGTGTGGAATCCCACAAGAGCCCTCAACTTTATCTGTGGCATTTGTGCTCTCCAGATACTTGGCCTTTCCTGGAGCCCACTACGACTATGCTATGACAAAGCCCAGTAAACATGTTCCACTAGGAACCATATCAGTAGTTCAGGTTTTTTGCAAGGAGACATTTTATGTCTCTAAGCAACAACCCTGGTATCTGCTCTTTTCCTCCTTACATTTTTTGATC from Rhinopithecus roxellana isolate Shanxi Qingling chromosome 15, ASM756505v1, whole genome shotgun sequence includes:
- the KDM2A gene encoding lysine-specific demethylase 2A isoform X5, translated to MCSGRFQNIQVNPDFPRGRISNSFRRTSNTENKTKTLGKLHQEPRQLQSDGKRKILLEELANSDPKLALTGVPIVQWPKRDKLKFPTRPKVRVPTIPITKPHTMKPAPRLTPVRPAAASPIVSGARRRRVRCRKCKACVQGECGVCHYCRDMKKFGGPGRMKQSCVLRQCLAPRLPHSVTCSLCGEVDQNEETQDFEKKLMECCICNEIVHPGCLQMDGEGLLNEELPNCWECPKCYQEDNSEKAQKRKMEESDEEAVQAKVLRPLRSCDEPLTPPPHSPTSMLQLIHDPVSPRGMVTRSSPGAGPSDHHSASRDERFKRRQLLRLQATERTMVREKENNPSGKKELSEVEKAKIRGSYLTVTLQRPTKELHGTSIVPKLQAITASSANLRHSPRVLVQHCPARTPQRGDEEGLGGEEEEEEEEEEEDDSAEEGGAARLNGRGSWAQDGDESWMQREVWMSVFRYLSRRELCECMRVCKTWYKWCCDKRLWTKIDLSRCKAIVPQALSGIIKRQPVSLDLSWTNISKKQLTWLVNRLPGLKDLLLAGCSWSAVSALSTSSCPLLRTLDLRWAVGIKDPQIRDLLTPPADKPGQDNRSKLRNMTDFRLAGLDITDATLRLIIRHMPLLSRLDLSHCSHLTDQSSNLLTAVGSSTRYSLTELNMAGCNKLTDQTLIYLRRIANVTLIDLRGCKQITRKACEHFISDLSINSLYCLSDEKLIQKIS